One Sulfuricurvum sp. DNA window includes the following coding sequences:
- the flgC gene encoding flagellar basal body rod protein FlgC — MAFLDSFDISGYGLSAQRVRVNTISSNIANAQTTRTDEGGPYRRQEVVFKAIDFNSVYNQALERQTNQLGYSDPLKEGLSGLKPNPAIMSVIVDKVVRDDKAPNMKYDPSHPDADAKGYVAYPNINPVIEMADLVEATRSYQANVAAFESAKNLANGAISILQS, encoded by the coding sequence ATGGCATTTTTAGACAGTTTTGATATCAGCGGTTATGGGCTCTCAGCACAACGCGTTCGTGTAAACACCATAAGTTCAAACATCGCGAATGCCCAAACAACCCGTACTGACGAGGGTGGACCCTATCGTCGTCAAGAAGTTGTCTTTAAAGCGATTGATTTTAACAGTGTCTATAATCAGGCACTAGAGCGCCAAACCAATCAACTCGGTTATTCCGATCCTCTCAAAGAGGGATTATCAGGACTTAAACCCAATCCTGCTATTATGAGTGTAATCGTTGATAAAGTGGTACGCGATGACAAAGCACCCAATATGAAATACGACCCTTCTCATCCCGATGCCGATGCAAAAGGGTACGTTGCTTACCCCAATATTAATCCCGTCATCGAAATGGCCGATTTAGTAGAAGCAACACGTTCATACCAAGCGAACGTCGCAGCATTTGAAAGTGCCAAAAATTTAGCAAATGGTGCAATTAGCATCCTCCAATCATAA
- a CDS encoding arginyltransferase translates to MTNKENTLLKECALHEPCSYIPGNSQTIHYKVIQECTKAQCEALILRGWRRFGSMYFRPVCSECTACESLKIDVENYVFSKSERRILRKNSHLRTFIRPPSMSGEHLDLFYRYHSYKHRTRNWDAPKIDPKNYQASFVNGHGDFGYEVLYFEGEKLIAVDLIDILGEGISSLYCYYDPHAKHLSLGKFTLLEQISLAKRLGLKWLYLGYYVQGCQSLEYKATYNPLKILQGRPEEDESAQWNDL, encoded by the coding sequence ATGACGAATAAGGAAAACACCCTCCTCAAAGAGTGTGCTCTCCACGAGCCATGCTCCTATATTCCGGGGAACTCTCAAACCATCCATTATAAAGTAATCCAAGAGTGTACCAAAGCTCAATGTGAAGCACTCATCCTTCGTGGTTGGAGACGTTTCGGATCGATGTATTTTCGCCCTGTTTGCAGCGAATGTACTGCGTGTGAAAGTCTCAAAATTGATGTCGAAAACTATGTTTTTAGCAAGTCAGAACGGAGAATTTTACGTAAAAATAGCCATTTACGCACCTTTATCCGCCCGCCGAGTATGAGCGGTGAACATTTAGATCTTTTTTACCGTTACCACTCCTATAAACATAGAACCCGTAACTGGGATGCACCTAAAATCGATCCTAAAAACTACCAAGCCTCTTTCGTTAACGGTCATGGTGATTTTGGATATGAAGTACTTTATTTCGAAGGTGAAAAGCTTATCGCCGTTGATCTTATCGATATACTGGGAGAGGGAATTTCTTCCCTTTATTGCTACTACGATCCCCATGCCAAACACCTCTCACTGGGTAAATTCACCCTCTTGGAACAAATCTCCCTAGCAAAGCGTTTGGGACTTAAATGGCTTTATTTAGGCTATTATGTGCAGGGGTGTCAAAGTTTGGAGTATAAAGCGACCTACAACCCTCTTAAAATCCTCCAAGGACGCCCCGAAGAGGATGAATCTGCTCAATGGAATGATTTATGA
- the prfB gene encoding peptide chain release factor 2, which translates to MDHYEYTELLKTLTIKMQNVTDVVRPQEINGRLGEITELENSDGFWNDATAAGVIQKEKTQLERRLAKYSKTFNLLQDAQDIYEMAKEEGDEETIEALFSDAESLENNVKSMEVEVLLSGEHDSHNAIITIHPGAGGTESQDWASMLLRMYTRWAERRDFTVEILDYQAGEEAGIKDAALLIKGVNVYGYLKNENGIHRLVRISPYDSAAKRHTSFTSVMVSPELDDDIDIEIEDRDIRIDTYRASGAGGQHVNKTESAIRITHIPSGIVVQCQNDRSQHKNKATAFKMLKSRLYELEMEKKQAAVDGIEKSENGWGHQIRSYVLAPYQQVKDTRSGIPYSNISNILDGDIDEMIEGVLISLNRKDDE; encoded by the coding sequence ATGGATCATTACGAATATACCGAATTACTAAAAACATTGACGATTAAAATGCAAAACGTCACCGATGTTGTCCGTCCCCAAGAGATTAATGGACGTTTAGGCGAGATTACTGAACTTGAAAATTCCGATGGATTTTGGAACGATGCCACTGCTGCGGGAGTTATCCAAAAAGAGAAAACACAGCTAGAACGCCGTTTGGCAAAATATTCCAAAACCTTCAATCTCCTCCAAGATGCCCAAGATATTTATGAAATGGCAAAAGAAGAGGGGGATGAAGAGACTATTGAAGCGCTGTTTTCCGATGCCGAATCACTCGAAAACAATGTCAAATCGATGGAAGTAGAGGTGCTTCTCTCAGGTGAGCACGACTCTCACAATGCGATTATCACCATCCATCCGGGAGCTGGGGGGACTGAGTCCCAAGACTGGGCTTCGATGTTGCTTCGTATGTATACCCGCTGGGCAGAGCGTCGCGATTTCACCGTAGAAATCCTCGATTATCAAGCAGGTGAAGAGGCAGGAATTAAAGATGCCGCACTCCTCATCAAAGGGGTTAATGTCTATGGTTACCTCAAAAACGAGAACGGTATCCACCGCCTTGTCCGTATCAGCCCCTACGATTCTGCTGCTAAACGTCACACCAGTTTTACCTCTGTAATGGTCTCTCCAGAACTCGATGATGACATTGATATCGAAATTGAAGATCGTGATATCCGTATCGATACTTACCGCGCATCTGGGGCTGGTGGACAGCACGTTAACAAAACCGAATCGGCGATCCGTATTACCCATATCCCAAGCGGCATCGTTGTACAGTGTCAAAATGACCGTTCACAACACAAAAACAAAGCAACCGCCTTTAAAATGCTTAAATCCCGCCTCTACGAACTGGAGATGGAGAAAAAACAAGCCGCCGTTGATGGTATCGAGAAAAGTGAAAACGGTTGGGGTCACCAAATCCGCTCTTACGTTTTAGCACCGTATCAACAAGTCAAAGATACCCGTTCCGGTATCCCCTACTCCAACATCAGCAACATCCTCGACGGTGACATCGATGAGATGATCGAAGGTGTCCTTATTTCCCTCAACCGCAAAGATGACGAATAA
- the fliE gene encoding flagellar hook-basal body complex protein FliE, with amino-acid sequence MSDIQAIKSLSTSDLLKAKSTGSTQSTGTDFAEELRSALGNVNQMQVDSERAMSDIATGSVKDLHQAAIAIDKAEISMKLMLEVRNKALNAYKEITRTQM; translated from the coding sequence ATGTCTGATATTCAAGCAATCAAATCCCTCTCTACCTCCGATTTGCTCAAAGCAAAAAGTACCGGAAGTACACAGAGCACAGGGACCGATTTTGCCGAAGAACTCCGCTCAGCTCTTGGAAACGTCAACCAAATGCAAGTTGACAGCGAACGGGCAATGAGTGATATTGCCACCGGTAGTGTCAAAGATCTTCACCAAGCCGCTATCGCTATTGACAAAGCCGAAATCAGTATGAAACTGATGCTCGAAGTACGTAACAAAGCACTCAATGCCTACAAAGAGATTACCCGTACACAAATGTAG
- the flgB gene encoding flagellar basal body rod protein FlgB yields MGLNISRSHDLMQSAMDYRAARQDMIASNIANADTPNYRPRDIRFEEALAQKSAELFTDKTNTLAMTQTSSAHMSGFNDTTNSTNATTFFRDGHMARNDGNSVDLDVESSEMAKNATMFNALTAAIKKDSTIFKSVIDASSKTS; encoded by the coding sequence ATGGGATTGAATATTTCACGTTCACATGACTTGATGCAAAGTGCAATGGATTATCGTGCTGCACGTCAAGACATGATTGCTAGCAATATTGCTAATGCAGATACCCCAAATTACCGTCCACGAGACATCCGTTTTGAAGAAGCGCTCGCACAAAAAAGTGCTGAACTTTTTACTGACAAAACGAATACATTAGCAATGACACAAACCTCATCTGCTCATATGAGCGGTTTTAACGATACAACAAATAGCACCAACGCTACTACTTTTTTTCGTGACGGTCATATGGCACGTAACGATGGAAACAGTGTTGATTTAGATGTAGAGAGCTCAGAGATGGCAAAAAATGCAACGATGTTTAATGCGCTCACAGCAGCTATCAAAAAAGATTCCACAATCTTTAAAAGCGTCATTGACGCTAGTAGTAAAACGTCTTAA
- a CDS encoding putative peptidoglycan glycosyltransferase FtsW: MPDKKLFLLTTALITIGIICSYTLSAYTVILFEYNNFHFVIRELFIATISILLMWSIAQLDPDEWLHPLGLTLFWGGIFLMIIMPFLPSFLVSEVGGAKRWIKIVGFSIAPVEFFKIGFVYFLAWSFSRKLGHHGGMGVMEEFKRFSPYAALFIVVMFLIAVVQNDLGQVVVLSLTLAFMLFFAGSSFRFFLSLIMGAVGFFLLFIAMAPHRIDRILSWWASAQSTILAFFPESIAKHLRIENGEEAYQIGHSMNAIHNGGILGTGLGNGTFKLGFLSEVHTDFVLAGIAEEFGFIGVLFVTFLFIAILHRLFKIANRSLEDTDYLFSLGVGLLITFAFMINAYGISGLTPIKGISVPFLSYGGSSMLASAIGIGMVLMLSKKIKYESGDKK; the protein is encoded by the coding sequence ATGCCAGATAAAAAATTATTTCTTTTAACGACTGCATTGATTACAATAGGGATAATCTGCTCGTATACTCTCTCTGCTTATACCGTTATTTTGTTTGAGTACAATAACTTTCACTTTGTAATACGGGAATTATTTATAGCAACGATTTCGATTTTACTGATGTGGTCTATAGCGCAACTTGATCCCGATGAATGGCTCCATCCACTGGGGCTGACTCTCTTTTGGGGAGGGATTTTTTTAATGATTATTATGCCCTTTCTCCCATCATTTTTAGTGAGTGAAGTTGGGGGGGCAAAACGGTGGATAAAAATTGTCGGTTTTTCTATCGCTCCAGTCGAGTTTTTTAAGATAGGATTTGTCTATTTTCTCGCGTGGAGTTTTTCACGGAAACTAGGGCATCACGGCGGTATGGGGGTTATGGAAGAGTTTAAACGTTTCTCTCCGTATGCGGCACTTTTTATTGTGGTGATGTTTTTGATTGCGGTGGTTCAAAACGATTTGGGTCAAGTGGTCGTCCTCTCTCTCACCCTTGCCTTTATGCTCTTTTTTGCAGGGAGCAGTTTTCGATTTTTCCTCAGTTTAATTATGGGAGCGGTTGGATTTTTCTTATTATTTATCGCTATGGCACCGCATCGGATTGATCGTATTCTCTCATGGTGGGCATCAGCCCAAAGTACTATTTTGGCTTTTTTCCCTGAATCGATTGCGAAACATTTGCGAATAGAGAATGGTGAAGAAGCATACCAAATCGGTCACTCGATGAATGCGATTCACAACGGCGGGATTTTGGGAACGGGATTAGGAAATGGAACTTTTAAGCTTGGATTTTTGAGTGAGGTGCATACCGATTTTGTCCTCGCTGGGATTGCGGAGGAGTTTGGATTTATCGGAGTCCTTTTTGTTACTTTTTTATTTATTGCAATTTTGCATCGACTTTTTAAAATCGCCAATCGCTCTCTCGAAGATACCGATTATCTCTTTAGTCTTGGTGTAGGATTGTTAATCACCTTTGCCTTTATGATTAATGCGTATGGTATCAGCGGACTCACTCCGATTAAAGGGATCTCGGTACCGTTTTTGAGTTATGGGGGATCATCCATGCTCGCTTCGGCTATCGGGATAGGGATGGTATTGATGTTGTCTAAAAAGATTAAATACGAGTCTGGGGATAAGAAATAG
- the murG gene encoding undecaprenyldiphospho-muramoylpentapeptide beta-N-acetylglucosaminyltransferase: MNIIFTGGGTGGHLVIALSLAIAAKERGHRVAFIGSTSGQDRQWFGESAVFEETYFLETTGVVNKRGLGKIGALWKIFKALMQSRHILDTFHADYVVSVGGFSAAPAAIASLTKRLPLIIHEQNAVTGKLNSMLRPYAKGFYSSYEEGDNHCDYPVSARYFENSRIRESVKTVIFLGGSQGAKFINDLALEIAPWLHHGGIHIIHQCGAKEEERVRHAYHELGIEAEVFGFTTQIAELIERSDFAISRSGASTLWELCAACVPAFYIPYPSAAGDHQYHNARYVIDHNAGWCERQSEGIADKLKEAIASDIRLKSEALEKLISPDGAKHIIEKIEINK; the protein is encoded by the coding sequence ATGAATATCATTTTTACCGGTGGTGGAACAGGGGGGCATTTGGTGATAGCGTTATCGCTTGCAATCGCCGCGAAAGAGCGGGGGCATAGGGTAGCGTTTATCGGCTCGACATCGGGGCAAGATCGTCAATGGTTCGGTGAGAGTGCGGTGTTTGAAGAGACCTATTTTTTAGAGACGACGGGAGTGGTCAATAAACGAGGATTGGGTAAAATCGGAGCATTGTGGAAGATATTCAAAGCACTAATGCAATCCCGTCACATACTCGATACATTTCATGCTGATTACGTGGTGAGTGTCGGAGGATTTTCCGCCGCACCGGCGGCGATTGCCTCATTAACCAAACGTCTACCCCTCATTATCCATGAACAAAACGCGGTAACGGGAAAACTTAACTCCATGCTTCGTCCGTATGCGAAAGGTTTTTACAGCTCCTATGAAGAGGGGGATAATCACTGCGATTACCCTGTGAGTGCTCGCTATTTTGAAAACTCCCGTATCCGCGAATCGGTTAAAACGGTTATTTTTTTAGGGGGATCTCAAGGGGCGAAATTTATCAACGATTTGGCATTAGAGATTGCACCGTGGCTTCATCACGGTGGGATTCATATCATTCATCAATGCGGTGCCAAAGAGGAAGAGCGTGTTCGTCATGCGTACCATGAACTGGGGATTGAGGCTGAAGTATTTGGGTTTACGACACAAATCGCGGAGCTGATTGAGAGAAGTGATTTTGCTATCAGCCGCTCAGGTGCGAGTACGTTATGGGAGTTGTGTGCAGCTTGTGTCCCTGCGTTTTATATCCCCTATCCCAGTGCGGCAGGAGATCATCAATACCATAATGCTCGCTACGTCATCGACCATAATGCGGGGTGGTGTGAACGTCAGAGTGAGGGGATAGCCGATAAACTCAAAGAGGCGATTGCAAGCGATATTCGTCTCAAAAGTGAAGCATTGGAAAAACTGATTTCACCCGATGGAGCAAAACATATTATTGAAAAGATAGAAATAAATAAATAA
- the panC gene encoding pantoate--beta-alanine ligase, whose product MIIARSREALREILDLMSGSIGFVPTMGALHIGHRSLIEAARRENDIVVVSIYVNPTQFLAGEDLSKYPRKEEADFKICELSGVDVLFYPESMYESDEVSIKAPDVRGYILEGASRPGHFDGMLTVVMKLLNGVRPTRAYFGKKDAQQLALISQMVRNFGMNVEIVPMDTMREGDGLALSSRNIYLDEVQRGEALKLSASLKEATKMVMQKNFGTQSIQEAMIEVLKPLDVEYVAIVNRQFEAISEVVLGDTIVLVAARVGTTRLIDNVWM is encoded by the coding sequence ATGATTATCGCACGTTCACGTGAAGCATTACGAGAAATACTCGATTTGATGTCGGGGAGTATCGGGTTTGTTCCGACGATGGGAGCACTCCATATCGGTCACCGTAGCCTTATTGAAGCGGCGCGGCGTGAAAATGATATTGTGGTAGTCTCTATCTATGTCAATCCGACACAGTTTCTAGCGGGAGAAGATTTGAGTAAATATCCACGCAAAGAAGAGGCAGATTTTAAGATTTGTGAACTAAGCGGTGTCGATGTGTTGTTTTATCCTGAATCAATGTACGAGTCTGATGAGGTGAGCATTAAAGCTCCCGATGTCCGTGGATATATCCTAGAGGGTGCCTCACGTCCCGGTCATTTTGACGGTATGCTTACTGTGGTGATGAAGCTTTTAAACGGTGTACGTCCTACACGTGCTTATTTTGGGAAAAAAGATGCTCAGCAATTGGCATTAATCTCTCAAATGGTTCGAAATTTCGGGATGAATGTTGAAATCGTTCCGATGGATACGATGCGTGAGGGTGATGGGTTAGCCCTCTCTTCACGTAATATCTATTTGGATGAGGTGCAACGGGGTGAGGCGTTAAAACTCTCAGCATCCCTCAAAGAGGCAACCAAAATGGTGATGCAAAAGAATTTTGGTACCCAATCGATACAAGAGGCAATGATTGAGGTACTTAAACCTCTTGATGTCGAGTATGTAGCGATTGTCAATCGTCAGTTTGAAGCGATTTCGGAAGTAGTTTTGGGGGACACGATAGTGTTGGTTGCGGCGCGTGTCGGAACGACACGGCTCATCGATAATGTCTGGATGTGA
- a CDS encoding penicillin-binding protein 2 gives MQNSNKSKKILALFVVLLFGFAIFLAVMFYTAVHDRDIPSIYSEENSKAQRGTIISADGFHIATTQKLYKAVVNTRNIDPDKEELFIQLFSIYSGIDASEIRQRLHTRRGSVTLSYHLGPKEAMYLKTLAFELRKLKVFIEYELPNGQRVLQGLNIIESGEAREYPYQDLLTPVMGYPRKMEEDGYTRIYGIKGLEKYFDEELNPQQNKTQRAMRDVNGYLILNKQSAIKSQINGFSLKLNIPLTLQARTEAITSRIKEQLKADEIIATVMDAKTGKILTLASSNRFDPNHIRREDYPSLNTNAIEYSYEPGSVIKPIIFAIMLDKKLINPYDMVNGHGGSYTMGRKTITDEHKFNMISAEDVIVYSSNIGIAQLAQKLNGTEYTEGLRRFGFTNFSGADLPYEKRGSIPNASQLNNYLYKAITAYGYGMRANAMQILKAFNAFNNNGRILNPMVVDSLIDDNGRALPQEVMEPTQVITPATAERMKQILIKTVNVGTGTVAKTPGLEVGGKTGTAHIAKNGGYVNSYHTSFVGFANDKKHNYTIGIFVINPRTVYFASITAVPVFKAIVDMMVEEKYLHPDPAEVAAAAAEQPPVAEHH, from the coding sequence ATGCAAAATTCCAATAAATCCAAAAAAATACTTGCCCTTTTCGTCGTTCTCCTTTTTGGATTTGCCATTTTTTTAGCGGTTATGTTTTATACCGCCGTTCATGATCGCGATATCCCCTCTATCTATTCCGAAGAAAATTCCAAAGCACAACGGGGAACTATTATCAGTGCCGATGGTTTTCATATCGCTACAACCCAAAAACTCTACAAAGCGGTGGTCAATACTCGTAATATTGATCCCGATAAAGAGGAACTTTTTATCCAACTTTTCAGTATTTACAGCGGTATCGATGCATCTGAAATACGTCAACGTCTCCACACCCGTAGAGGTTCTGTTACCCTCAGCTACCATCTCGGGCCAAAAGAGGCAATGTATCTCAAAACATTGGCGTTTGAGCTACGAAAACTCAAAGTATTTATCGAATATGAGCTTCCAAATGGCCAAAGGGTGCTTCAAGGGCTCAATATCATCGAGAGCGGTGAAGCACGAGAATACCCCTATCAAGACCTTCTTACTCCTGTTATGGGTTATCCTCGTAAAATGGAAGAAGATGGCTATACCCGTATCTATGGTATCAAAGGGCTAGAGAAATATTTTGATGAAGAGCTTAATCCTCAACAAAACAAAACCCAACGGGCAATGCGCGATGTCAACGGATATCTCATCCTCAATAAACAAAGCGCTATCAAATCACAAATCAACGGTTTCAGTCTTAAGCTCAATATCCCCTTAACCCTACAAGCACGAACAGAGGCAATTACCAGCAGAATCAAAGAGCAGCTTAAAGCCGATGAGATTATCGCTACCGTTATGGATGCAAAAACGGGGAAAATTCTCACCCTAGCAAGCTCAAACCGTTTTGATCCCAACCATATCCGACGAGAAGATTACCCCTCTCTTAACACCAACGCTATAGAGTACAGCTATGAACCGGGTTCCGTTATCAAACCGATTATTTTTGCTATTATGCTCGATAAAAAACTGATTAACCCCTACGATATGGTCAACGGTCACGGCGGTAGTTACACCATGGGACGAAAAACCATTACCGATGAGCATAAATTTAATATGATTAGTGCTGAGGATGTTATCGTCTACTCCTCCAATATCGGGATTGCTCAACTGGCTCAAAAACTCAACGGAACCGAATACACTGAGGGGTTACGCCGTTTTGGATTTACCAATTTTAGCGGTGCCGATTTACCGTATGAAAAACGGGGTTCTATCCCCAATGCATCTCAGCTCAATAACTATCTTTATAAAGCGATTACCGCATATGGGTATGGAATGCGTGCCAATGCGATGCAGATTCTCAAAGCATTTAATGCATTTAACAACAACGGGCGTATCCTCAATCCAATGGTAGTGGATTCATTAATCGATGATAACGGCAGAGCCTTACCACAAGAGGTGATGGAACCTACACAGGTAATTACACCAGCAACTGCTGAGAGGATGAAACAGATTTTGATCAAAACGGTCAATGTAGGGACGGGGACGGTAGCTAAAACACCGGGACTCGAAGTAGGTGGAAAAACAGGAACTGCCCATATCGCTAAAAATGGGGGATATGTCAACAGTTACCATACCTCTTTTGTCGGCTTTGCCAATGACAAAAAACACAACTATACCATTGGGATTTTCGTTATTAACCCACGTACCGTCTATTTTGCATCCATCACCGCCGTACCGGTATTTAAAGCGATTGTCGATATGATGGTCGAAGAGAAATACCTACACCCCGATCCTGCAGAAGTTGCCGCAGCAGCAGCTGAACAGCCGCCTGTAGCCGAACACCACTAA